A DNA window from Jaculus jaculus isolate mJacJac1 chromosome 1, mJacJac1.mat.Y.cur, whole genome shotgun sequence contains the following coding sequences:
- the LOC123458587 gene encoding translation machinery-associated protein 7-like, whose translation MSGREGGKKKALKEPKKQTKEMGDEDKAFKQKHKEEQKKLEELKVKAAGKGPLAIGGIKKFGKSVLDSSACSYHSKAELAQHLRQKEVELLVFSKLWVCHLFGDSNRQ comes from the exons ATGTCAGGCCGCGAAGGTGGCAAGAAGAAGGCCCTGAAAGAGCCCAAGAAGCAGACCAAGGAGATGGGTGACGAGGATAAGGCTTTCAAGCAGAAACATAAGGAGGAACAGAAGAAACTTGAGGAGCTGAAAGTGAAGGCCGCAGGGAAGGGACCCCTGGCCATAGGTGGAATTAAGAAATTtggcaaa AGCGTCCTGGACTCCTCCGCCTGCAGCTACCACTCCAAAGCTGAGCTGGCACAGCACCTACGGCAGAAGGAAGTAGAGTTGCTGGTCTTTAGCAAGCTGTGGGTCTGCCACCTCTTTGGGGACAGTAATAGGCAATGA